In one Cyprinus carpio isolate SPL01 chromosome B2, ASM1834038v1, whole genome shotgun sequence genomic region, the following are encoded:
- the LOC109069537 gene encoding guanylate-binding protein 1-like — protein MFSRKSPNFTDLLGGRFCAGADHLFSIYTRASVRTIHDRRQRIMSCSKYMPAPVCLIENDENGKLRVRKEAKDILDGITEPVVVVSVVGLYRTGKSYLMNRLAGQQSGFALGSTIESKTKGIWMWCVPHPNKKGHTLVLLDTEGLGDVAKGDSKNDGWIFCLAVLLSSTLVYNSRGTIDNTAVEKLHYVVELTEQIKIRSTEAPDEEEGEDSEFVRFFPSFIWVVRDFTLELEIDGKKVTDDDYLEFALNLRKGVSKKTRDYNLPRECIRRYFPSRKCFVFPFPVTCHKNMTRLEILQDQDLAQQFLEVTGHFCDHMFVNSDVKRLKGGHIVTGQLLGHLVEIYVETISSGEVPCLENAVVVLANLENQTAVQEALKVYQTGMEELKKTLPVSIENLTCEHQKFSSLAIAKFTERSFKDEKMEYLKKLEEAVSMFYTDLLEENKMTSERKCRDLLKNLSSDMNKRMQDGEYSQSGGYELYKRDRDAIVEQYHREPNKGIRAEAVLEEFLKEREPEANSILCMDNKLTENEKQINKEKENAALLKQKLKEEEEKRIESEKMMETEKARHEDRVKQMQESFKKEKQQQQQEMDRAIDSKLKEQEEMLKKGFKEEAYNLKEEIKKLKNEKERLHGGGIFKDYVMPFLCPLVETVPNLLMQRSMIKSLTKGLKR, from the exons ATGTTTTCCCGGAAATCACCTAATTTTACGGACTTGCTGGGAGGGCGGTTTTGCGCCGGCGCTGACCACCTCTTCAGTATTTATACACGAGCTTCAGTCAGAACCATCCACGACAGAAGACAGAG GATCATGTCTTGTAGTAAGTACATGCCAGCTCCAGTGTGTCTcattgaaaatgatgaaaatgggAAGCTGCGTGTGAGAAAAGAGGCCAAAGACATTCTGGATGGGATCACTGAGCCGGTGGTGGTGGTGTCTGTGGTGGGACTCTACCGTACGGGGAAATCTTACCTTATGAACCGCTTGGCCGGACAACAGTCCG GCTTTGCTCTCGGCAGCACTATTGAATCCAAGACTAAAGGCATCTGGATGTGGTGTGTCCCTCACCCTAATAAAAAAGGACACACTCTTGTGCTGCTGGACACAGAGGGACTTGGGGACGTGGCAAAG GGAGACTCTAAGAATGACGGCTGGATCTTCTGTCTGGCTGTTCTGCTCAGCAGCACACTGGTGTACAACAGCCGTGGCACTATTGATAACACTGCAGTGGAAAAGCTGCA CTACGTTGTTGAGCTCACTGAGCAGATCAAGATCAGATCGACAGAAGCACCAGATGAGGAGGAAGGGGAAGATTCTGAGTTTGTGCGGTTTTTCCCATCATTCATCTGGGTCGTGAGAGATTTCACCTTGGAATTGGAAATTGATGGGAAGAAAGTGACAGACGACGATTACCTTGAATTTGCCCTTAATCTGAGGAAag GTGTGAGTAAGAAAACTAGAGACTACAATCTGCCTCGTGAATGTATCAGGCGTTATTTCCCTAGCCGGAAGTGTTTTGTGTTCCCGTTTCCCGTTACCTGCCACAAAAACATGACACGCCTGGAGATCTTACAAGACCAGGACCTTGCACAACAATTTCTGGAAGTCACGGGACATTTCTGTGACCACATGTTTGTCAACAGTGATGTGAAAAGACTGAAAGGAGGACATATAGTTACTGGACAAT tGCTCGGGCATCTGGTTGAGATTTATGTAGAGACAATCAGCAGTGGTGAAGTGCCTTGTTTGGAAAATGCAGTGGTTGTTCTGGCAAATCTAGAAAACCAGACAGCTGTTCAAGAAGCCCTGAAAGTATATCAGACAGGAATGGAAGAG TTGAAGAAGACATTACCAGTCAGTATAGAAAATTTGACCTGTGAGCACCAGAAATTCAGCAGTCTGGCCATTGCTAAATTCACGGAACGCtcatttaaagatgaaaaaatggAATACTTGAAGAAACTGGAG gaAGCTGTATCTATGTTCTATACAGACTTGTTGGAAGAGAATAAGATGACATCAGAGAGAAAGTGCAGAGATCTGCTGAAGAATCTGTCCTCTGACATGAATAAACGGATGCAGGATGGGGAGTACAGTCAGTCTGGAGGATATGAACTCTATAAAAGAGATAGAGACGCCATTGTTGAACAGTACCACAGAGAACCCAACAAAGGAATAAGG GCTGAGGCTGTGCTGGAAGAGTTTCTGAAAGAACGGGAACCTGAAGCAAACAGCATCCTCTGCATGGATAATAAACTtactgaaaatgagaaacaaattaATA AAGAGAAAGAGAATGCAGCTCTGCTGAAACAGAAGTtgaaagaagaggaggagaaacgAATTGAGAGCGAAAAAATGATGGAAACAGAGAAAGCGCGGCATGAGGACAGGGTAAAACAAATGCAGGAGAGCTTCAAAAAggaaaagcagcagcagcagcaggagatgGACAGAGCCATTGACAGCAAACTCAAGGAACAGGAGGAGATGCTAAAGAAAGGCTTCAAGGAGGAAGCTTATAACCTCAAGGAAGAAATAAAgaagttaaaaaatgaaaaggaacgCTTACATGGTGGTGGCATATTTAAGGACTATGTGATGCCATTTCTTTGCCCTCTTGTAGAAACGGTTCCCAACCTCCTCATGCAGAGATCGATGATAAAAAGCCTGACAAAGGGACTGAAACGTTAA